Proteins found in one Candidatus Edwardsbacteria bacterium genomic segment:
- a CDS encoding class I SAM-dependent methyltransferase, with protein MQILTPNSLKDHSLLDSGNGRKLERFAGYLISRPEPGAIWDKKLSAADWNQAQAVFIETGKWRQVSPPPRPWLFRYMDMTLELKLTPYKHTGVFPEQAVNWDWCSELIKNNPGQPNVLNLFAYTGAATLAAAAAGARVCHLDSSQPAVSWAKRNQELSGLSDKPIRWMVDDCLKFAEREVKRGAIYDAIIMDPPAFGRDTSGKTFKFDRDLPRLLNVCSKLLSHNPLFFLINAYNVGHSPQALKNLMADILPPERIQCGELHLGNNDISMPCSIFARYS; from the coding sequence ATGCAGATCCTCACGCCAAACAGCCTAAAAGACCACTCCCTCCTCGATTCCGGCAATGGCCGGAAGTTGGAACGCTTTGCCGGTTATCTGATCTCCCGGCCCGAGCCCGGCGCCATCTGGGATAAAAAGCTTTCAGCCGCCGACTGGAACCAGGCCCAGGCGGTGTTCATCGAGACCGGCAAATGGCGGCAGGTTTCGCCTCCTCCCCGGCCCTGGCTTTTCAGGTACATGGATATGACCCTAGAGCTTAAGCTGACCCCTTACAAGCATACCGGGGTATTCCCGGAGCAGGCCGTCAACTGGGACTGGTGCTCGGAATTGATCAAAAACAACCCAGGTCAGCCCAATGTGCTCAACCTGTTCGCTTATACCGGGGCCGCCACTTTGGCCGCCGCTGCGGCCGGCGCCAGGGTCTGCCACCTGGATTCATCCCAGCCGGCCGTTTCCTGGGCCAAGCGCAACCAGGAGCTGAGCGGTCTGTCCGACAAGCCCATTCGCTGGATGGTCGACGACTGCCTGAAGTTCGCCGAGCGCGAGGTTAAACGCGGGGCCATATATGATGCTATCATCATGGATCCTCCAGCCTTTGGCCGTGATACCTCAGGTAAAACATTCAAATTTGACCGTGATCTGCCCAGACTTTTGAACGTTTGTTCCAAGCTGTTGTCCCACAACCCTTTGTTTTTCCTGATCAACGCCTATAACGTGGGGCATTCACCCCAAGCCCTAAAGAACCTGATGGCGGATATCCTGCCGCCAGAGCGGATCCAATGCGGTGAACTTCATTTGGGCAATAATGATATCTCCATGCCCTGCAGTATATTTGCCAGATATAGTTAA
- a CDS encoding GNAT family N-acetyltransferase: protein MQIIDLGQKDLSSYFLCLEDWSDEIKEAGDHKEKWYGKMKDRGLGVKLALDDHGVAGGMIQYLPIEHSTAEGQDLYFINCIWVHGYKKGRGNFQKAGMGEALLKAAEEDVRSLGAKGLAAWGVILPFWMKASWFKRHGYQKADRDGISQLLWKPFSADAQAPRWIKQRARPQKKPGVVTVTSFINGWCPAQNLTHERARRAALELGPKVVFETVDTLDRGNFLKWGISDALFIDDKQVNTGPPPSFEKIRKMIGAKVKKV, encoded by the coding sequence ATGCAGATAATTGACCTTGGTCAGAAAGATCTAAGTTCGTATTTCCTGTGCCTGGAGGACTGGTCCGATGAGATCAAGGAGGCCGGCGACCACAAGGAAAAATGGTACGGCAAGATGAAGGACCGGGGCCTGGGGGTCAAGCTGGCGTTGGACGACCACGGGGTGGCCGGCGGCATGATCCAATACCTGCCCATCGAACATTCCACCGCCGAAGGACAGGACCTGTATTTCATCAACTGCATCTGGGTCCACGGATACAAAAAGGGCCGCGGCAATTTTCAGAAGGCCGGCATGGGCGAAGCTTTATTGAAAGCCGCAGAAGAGGACGTCCGGTCGCTGGGCGCCAAGGGGCTGGCCGCCTGGGGAGTGATCCTGCCTTTCTGGATGAAGGCCTCCTGGTTCAAAAGGCACGGCTACCAGAAGGCCGACCGGGACGGCATCAGCCAGCTGCTCTGGAAGCCTTTCTCCGCCGATGCCCAGGCGCCCAGATGGATCAAGCAGAGGGCCAGGCCGCAAAAGAAGCCGGGGGTGGTCACGGTCACCTCGTTCATCAACGGCTGGTGCCCGGCCCAGAATTTGACCCATGAGAGGGCCAGGCGGGCGGCATTGGAATTAGGCCCGAAGGTTGTTTTCGAAACGGTGGATACCCTGGACCGCGGCAATTTCCTGAAATGGGGAATATCCGACGCTTTATTTATCGATGACAAACAGGTAAACACCGGCCCGCCGCCTTCATTCGAGAAGATCAGAAAGATGATAGGTGCTAAGGTCAAAAAGGTTTAG
- a CDS encoding redoxin domain-containing protein, which yields MKQLRVFFFMVLAAASASGLMAQDTVKVGAPAPTFFLPALDGSRFFLSEHIAPKGRQAVLLDFYTTWCKPCQKELPLLDSLVKRYPSDSLIMVLVDVGEKKDTLLKYFDSARYKCTVLLDQFNAVADKYNVKSFPTLVLIDGSGNIRYIGHGFDQKKGVAALGKMLDKVIYPKKSKSKKAKR from the coding sequence ATGAAGCAGTTAAGAGTTTTCTTTTTCATGGTCCTGGCGGCCGCCTCGGCCTCCGGCCTGATGGCCCAGGACACCGTCAAGGTGGGCGCTCCGGCCCCCACCTTCTTCCTGCCGGCCCTGGACGGCTCCCGGTTCTTCCTTTCAGAACATATCGCCCCCAAGGGCCGCCAGGCGGTGCTGCTGGATTTTTACACCACCTGGTGCAAGCCCTGCCAGAAGGAGCTGCCCCTGCTGGACAGCCTGGTGAAAAGATACCCGTCCGACTCCCTGATCATGGTGCTGGTGGACGTGGGGGAGAAGAAGGACACCCTGCTCAAGTATTTCGACTCCGCCAGGTATAAATGCACCGTCCTGCTGGACCAGTTCAACGCGGTGGCCGACAAATACAACGTCAAGAGCTTTCCCACCCTGGTGCTGATCGACGGCTCGGGAAACATCCGCTATATCGGGCACGGCTTCGACCAGAAGAAGGGGGTGGCCGCGCTGGGCAAGATGCTGGACAAGGTGATATACCCCAAAAAAAGCAAATCAAAAAAAGCCAAGAGGTGA
- a CDS encoding PEGA domain-containing protein, translating into MMKYRILIPVLLLLLPGLSRGQEKTAVAVLQFEPRNISQAEAVILSDRLRAELVNTRHFNVLEREQMDKILREQKFQLTGACSDASCLVQVGQLMAVSKMMGGTISKIGNTYTVQARVIDVERGVIETEVSQDFTGTIEDLQQWGMKKVVWKMVPSASLFVSSIPGDADIYWDSRKVGRTDFKIENEALGVHRLVIKKPGYKDHDGSVDLKEVRDYDIKVRLNVMEYAVNIDGTPPGAQVLMNDTVKLGVLPCTAKLPFGTYNFKIRAKGYHQNAGLLNIDRDQDYSLNLNLKRKSRTRAAISSLFLPGSGQRYSNRPVMGTLYLLAGIGGLAYSAATIVQKSEAEKTCQDSYDDYKAADNAIDAQALYLEWVAADEQLDARIDKMKTAITLASAAWGINFLDAMVFFPGKPKIKVAPVPDKTGALKASATLTYSW; encoded by the coding sequence ATGATGAAATATAGGATCCTGATCCCGGTTCTGCTGTTGCTGCTGCCGGGCCTGTCCCGGGGGCAGGAGAAGACGGCGGTGGCGGTGCTGCAGTTCGAGCCCCGCAACATCAGCCAGGCCGAGGCGGTGATCCTGTCGGACCGCCTGCGGGCCGAGCTGGTGAACACCCGGCACTTCAATGTGCTGGAGCGGGAGCAGATGGACAAGATCCTCCGGGAGCAGAAATTCCAGCTGACCGGGGCCTGCAGCGACGCCTCCTGCCTGGTGCAGGTGGGGCAGCTGATGGCGGTGTCCAAGATGATGGGCGGCACCATCTCCAAGATCGGCAACACCTACACCGTCCAGGCCCGGGTGATCGACGTGGAGAGGGGGGTCATCGAGACCGAGGTCTCCCAGGATTTCACCGGCACCATCGAGGACCTCCAGCAGTGGGGCATGAAGAAGGTGGTGTGGAAGATGGTGCCCTCGGCCAGCCTGTTCGTCTCCTCCATCCCGGGCGATGCCGACATCTACTGGGACAGCCGGAAGGTGGGCCGGACCGATTTCAAGATCGAGAACGAGGCCCTGGGCGTCCACCGGTTGGTGATCAAAAAGCCCGGCTACAAGGATCACGACGGCAGCGTGGACCTCAAGGAGGTGCGGGACTACGACATCAAGGTGCGTCTGAATGTCATGGAGTATGCGGTCAATATCGACGGAACGCCGCCGGGGGCCCAGGTGCTGATGAACGACACCGTCAAGCTGGGGGTCCTGCCCTGCACCGCCAAGCTGCCCTTCGGGACCTACAATTTCAAGATCAGGGCCAAGGGCTACCACCAGAACGCCGGGCTGCTGAACATCGACCGGGACCAGGATTACAGCCTGAACCTCAATCTCAAGCGCAAATCCCGGACCAGGGCCGCCATATCCTCGCTGTTCCTGCCGGGCAGCGGCCAGCGCTACTCCAACCGCCCGGTGATGGGCACCCTGTACCTGCTGGCGGGGATCGGCGGACTGGCTTACAGCGCCGCCACCATAGTCCAAAAGTCGGAGGCCGAAAAGACCTGCCAGGACAGCTATGACGACTATAAGGCGGCCGACAATGCCATCGACGCCCAGGCCCTGTATCTGGAATGGGTGGCCGCCGATGAACAGCTGGATGCCCGGATCGACAAGATGAAGACCGCCATCACCCTGGCCTCGGCGGCCTGGGGCATAAATTTCCTGGACGCCATGGTGTTCTTCCCGGGCAAACCCAAGATCAAGGTTGCGCCGGTGCCGGACAAGACCGGCGCCCTGAAGGCCTCGGCCACCCTAACCTACAGCTGGTGA
- a CDS encoding Ig-like domain-containing protein, with translation MAGATQYELQVGKGHRWVFAAYYYNGLNSYNLSRPSQPVYCGQVSAGNASDIAVIDSFALVASNHSLWSVNISDPAAPVYRGWTSIGSGDLTGIVIRDTLAYLSDWGYGLRIVNVKNPLAPVLVGSYDSPGSPRGLALSGNYVYLADANSGLQVIDVSDPANPASAGSLDTPGDAFAVAVAGNYAYVADATGGLRVINISDPVSPVEAGSYFTGANYTMGVTVNGSLAYLADGSYGLRIINISNPASPIQFGQHDSSGLASDYRRVVLDDTLAYVADWENGLWVINVKDPYQPRTVSRYNANNFVSLALLDSFAPVLIDSVAGASECEADTFLADGSYYWRARAGAGAWGDFSAPRRYVMDTQAPPACWINIPAYNQLINDPTPEFNITKQYNEYHFQLQISTDTGFAVMVADTVSLAEIFELQTPLPDGWLYGRVRGGDLAGNWAAWSSRLPFKLDSQAPGQLTAVTANGASPSPWTKNDLFSVNFTVPPDSSAINGYFYKLGAAPSSNFDTTGYGISFSKPFNISVGSDGVTPFYVWARDQAGNLDFQNAGSVNLRYDHIAPQGAAARSNEFSRTPGFTLSWNAGSDQGGSGLNGNYWIKYKINSGGWSDLDVNYAGTSYNFTGAQGNKYYFEVSAWDSAGNSEAFATAAECSTLVDNTITCPILVQPYNGEVRDSASNLFLWQRASAQAGSRLQCSYNSSFSALAKDTLLISDSAGTLALTDSLYYWRVRGENSASDTSGWSPARTLRIDTQAPEAPFLSEPGNDTLCNDNTPLFVWKESRGAVWYRLVVSPDSTFATITVDEAIDTTAYTIQVTLPDSIYYWRVMAGDAAGNWSAPSEKWKFTVDTKAPAVPALATPADAASLNTNMPQFVWRSSAQAVRYQLQLAKNTSFSPLETDSALADTSAVPAWGVNDGTHYWRVRCRDLAGNWSAYSNYRTVSISGILQVALITPDTHQVWPAGQSLWIQFTKPLYTGYIDTIHIKVRGKHTSIVRQTFTWLAASRTLRISPDSSFAANDTITVFLHGTLRDSANISTLDGNNSGTASGDSSDSYQMAFYTSYFGDYDGNRLVNAADLGMFASGWYAPYDRLYEAGPLSGSWPHQRVYVGGSAELDFEDLSGFIYSWNRADNSKPAGSGAYQDGPVSLEAAPGEKLKLVARISPEAVFASMDAVMEYDQSLLAVKALEASDLWQGGDRPQLFLSKQGEGRTVISAAKWQEGQEPSGQLFSMSFEGAKAVQAPVTLHYRLYDGQGAEICSGSTALTLNAGPGIPGGFFLGRAAPNPSNRPVAVSYQLPRQARVKLEVYNIAGQQVATLVDADQPAGYYSQTWDLKDRGGNRAANGIYFYQLSAGEFRSVGKMVVVR, from the coding sequence GTGGCCGGGGCCACTCAGTATGAACTGCAGGTGGGGAAGGGGCACCGCTGGGTTTTCGCCGCATATTACTACAACGGTCTGAACAGCTACAACCTTTCCCGGCCGTCCCAGCCGGTCTACTGCGGGCAGGTCTCGGCTGGCAACGCCTCGGACATCGCCGTGATCGACAGCTTCGCCCTGGTGGCTTCCAATCATAGCCTGTGGTCGGTCAACATTTCCGATCCGGCGGCCCCGGTATACCGGGGATGGACCTCCATCGGCTCGGGCGACCTGACCGGGATCGTCATCCGCGACACCCTGGCCTATCTGTCCGACTGGGGATACGGCCTGCGCATCGTCAATGTCAAGAACCCGCTGGCCCCGGTGCTGGTGGGGTCCTACGACAGTCCGGGAAGCCCCCGGGGCCTGGCCCTGAGCGGTAATTACGTCTACCTGGCCGACGCCAATAGCGGCCTGCAGGTGATAGACGTCTCCGATCCGGCCAACCCGGCATCGGCAGGTTCCCTGGACACCCCGGGCGACGCTTTCGCCGTGGCGGTGGCCGGCAATTATGCCTATGTGGCCGATGCCACCGGCGGCCTGCGGGTGATCAACATCTCCGATCCGGTCAGCCCGGTGGAGGCCGGCAGCTATTTCACCGGCGCCAACTATACCATGGGCGTGACCGTGAACGGCAGCCTGGCCTACCTGGCGGACGGCTCCTACGGCCTGAGGATCATCAACATCTCCAATCCGGCCAGCCCCATTCAATTCGGCCAGCATGATTCCTCCGGCCTGGCCAGCGATTACCGCCGGGTGGTGCTGGACGACACCCTGGCCTACGTGGCCGACTGGGAGAACGGCCTGTGGGTGATCAACGTCAAGGACCCCTACCAGCCCCGGACCGTCAGCCGGTACAACGCCAACAACTTTGTGTCGCTGGCCCTGCTGGATTCCTTCGCCCCGGTGCTGATCGACAGCGTGGCCGGCGCCTCGGAATGCGAAGCGGACACCTTCCTGGCCGACGGCAGCTATTACTGGCGGGCCCGGGCCGGAGCCGGGGCCTGGGGCGATTTCAGCGCACCCCGGCGCTATGTGATGGACACCCAGGCCCCGCCGGCCTGCTGGATAAACATCCCGGCCTACAACCAGCTGATCAACGACCCCACCCCGGAGTTCAACATCACCAAGCAGTACAACGAATATCATTTCCAGCTGCAGATCTCCACCGACACCGGTTTTGCGGTCATGGTAGCCGACACCGTCTCCCTGGCCGAGATCTTCGAACTGCAGACCCCGCTGCCGGACGGCTGGCTTTACGGCCGGGTGAGGGGAGGGGACCTGGCCGGCAACTGGGCGGCCTGGAGCAGCCGCCTGCCCTTCAAGCTGGACAGCCAGGCCCCGGGCCAGCTGACCGCGGTCACCGCCAACGGGGCCAGCCCCAGCCCCTGGACCAAGAACGACCTGTTCTCGGTGAACTTCACCGTGCCCCCGGACAGCTCGGCCATCAACGGTTATTTTTACAAGCTGGGGGCGGCCCCCTCGTCGAATTTCGACACCACCGGATACGGCATCAGCTTCTCCAAACCGTTCAACATCTCGGTGGGAAGCGACGGGGTGACGCCGTTTTATGTCTGGGCCCGGGACCAGGCCGGAAACCTGGATTTCCAGAACGCCGGGTCGGTCAACCTGCGCTATGATCACATCGCCCCCCAGGGGGCGGCCGCCCGCAGCAACGAGTTCAGCCGGACCCCTGGTTTTACCCTCAGCTGGAACGCCGGCAGCGACCAGGGGGGCTCGGGGCTCAACGGCAATTACTGGATAAAGTACAAGATCAATTCCGGAGGCTGGTCCGACCTGGACGTCAACTATGCCGGAACCTCATACAATTTCACCGGAGCCCAGGGCAACAAGTATTACTTTGAAGTGTCGGCCTGGGATTCGGCCGGAAACTCCGAGGCCTTCGCCACGGCGGCCGAATGCAGCACTTTGGTGGACAACACCATCACCTGCCCCATCCTGGTCCAGCCCTATAACGGGGAGGTCCGGGACAGCGCCTCGAATCTCTTTCTGTGGCAGAGGGCCTCGGCCCAGGCCGGTTCCCGCCTGCAGTGCTCCTACAATTCCTCCTTCAGCGCCCTGGCCAAGGACACTTTGCTGATCTCCGACAGCGCCGGCACCCTGGCCCTGACCGATTCCCTGTATTACTGGAGGGTGCGGGGGGAGAACTCAGCTTCAGACACCAGCGGCTGGTCCCCGGCCCGCACCCTGCGGATAGACACCCAGGCACCGGAGGCACCATTTTTGTCCGAACCAGGCAATGATACACTTTGCAACGACAATACTCCGCTGTTCGTCTGGAAGGAATCGCGAGGGGCGGTCTGGTACCGCCTGGTGGTCAGCCCGGACAGCACCTTTGCCACCATTACAGTCGACGAGGCAATTGACACCACGGCCTACACCATCCAGGTGACCCTGCCCGACAGCATTTATTACTGGCGGGTGATGGCCGGGGACGCCGCCGGCAACTGGTCGGCACCGTCCGAAAAATGGAAATTCACCGTGGACACCAAGGCCCCGGCGGTGCCGGCGCTGGCCACGCCGGCGGATGCTGCCAGCCTGAACACCAATATGCCGCAATTCGTCTGGCGAAGCTCGGCCCAGGCCGTCCGCTACCAGCTGCAGCTGGCCAAGAACACCTCGTTCTCGCCGCTGGAGACCGACAGCGCCCTGGCCGACACCTCGGCCGTCCCGGCCTGGGGGGTCAACGACGGGACCCACTACTGGCGGGTGCGCTGCCGCGACCTGGCCGGCAACTGGTCGGCCTACAGCAACTACCGCACGGTCAGCATCAGCGGGATCCTGCAGGTGGCCCTGATCACCCCGGACACCCACCAGGTCTGGCCGGCCGGCCAGTCGCTGTGGATCCAGTTCACCAAGCCCCTGTACACCGGATACATCGACACCATCCATATCAAGGTCCGGGGGAAACACACCTCCATCGTCCGGCAGACTTTTACCTGGCTGGCGGCCAGCCGCACTTTGCGGATATCGCCCGACAGCAGCTTCGCCGCCAACGACACCATCACGGTGTTCCTGCACGGCACCCTGAGGGATTCGGCCAACATCTCCACTTTGGACGGCAACAACAGCGGGACCGCCAGCGGGGATTCCTCCGACAGTTATCAGATGGCCTTCTACACCTCTTATTTCGGGGACTACGACGGCAACCGGCTGGTCAACGCCGCCGACCTGGGGATGTTCGCCTCGGGCTGGTATGCGCCCTATGACCGGCTCTACGAGGCCGGACCCTTAAGCGGCAGCTGGCCCCACCAGCGGGTGTACGTGGGCGGCTCCGCCGAACTGGACTTCGAGGACCTCAGCGGCTTCATCTACTCCTGGAACCGGGCCGACAATTCCAAGCCGGCCGGGTCCGGCGCTTATCAGGACGGCCCGGTAAGCCTGGAGGCGGCGCCCGGCGAAAAGCTCAAGCTGGTGGCCAGGATATCGCCGGAGGCGGTCTTCGCCTCGATGGATGCCGTGATGGAATACGACCAGTCGCTGCTGGCGGTAAAAGCCCTGGAAGCATCGGACCTCTGGCAGGGGGGTGACCGGCCGCAGCTTTTCTTGAGCAAGCAGGGGGAGGGCCGGACCGTCATCAGCGCCGCCAAATGGCAGGAGGGCCAGGAACCATCCGGCCAGCTGTTCTCCATGAGCTTCGAGGGGGCCAAGGCCGTCCAGGCCCCGGTCACCCTGCATTACCGGCTGTACGACGGGCAGGGGGCCGAGATCTGCAGCGGGAGCACCGCCCTGACCTTGAATGCCGGCCCGGGCATCCCGGGCGGATTCTTCCTGGGCCGGGCCGCGCCCAACCCGTCCAACCGGCCGGTGGCCGTCAGCTATCAGCTGCCCCGGCAGGCCCGGGTCAAACTGGAGGTGTACAACATCGCCGGACAGCAGGTGGCCACCCTGGTGGATGCCGACCAGCCGGCCGGGTATTACAGCCAGACCTGGGACCTTAAGGACCGGGGAGGGAACCGGGCGGCCAACGGCATCTACTTCTACCAGCTGAGCGCCGGGGAGTTCCGGAGCGTAGGCAAGATGGTGGTGGTCAGGTAA
- a CDS encoding aminoglycoside 3'-phosphotransferase, which produces MQRTKTRIDISKIPSSIAGLIGDARIYNSSCSETAKTFLIEGKDNFYLKIRRKGELLREYQMTSFLYRHGFASRPVVHETDGDNDYLLTEALAGEDGISGGHLEDPRKLAGVFGESLRELHSLSMTGCPYNGRTAEMLQEIEDKIPAGPGDTAILAEGKAKAVKKLHDMKRIAMDDAVLHGDYCLPNIIMEKYHLRGFVDLGYGGIGDRHYDIFWGIWTLNYNLRTNSCRDIFLDAYGRRDLDRDRLELCRLIAGLTG; this is translated from the coding sequence ATGCAGCGGACAAAGACCAGAATAGATATATCAAAGATCCCCTCCAGTATTGCCGGGCTTATCGGCGATGCCCGGATATATAACAGCAGTTGTTCCGAAACCGCCAAGACATTCTTAATAGAGGGGAAGGATAATTTTTATCTCAAAATACGACGAAAAGGGGAATTGCTCCGGGAATACCAAATGACCTCTTTCCTATACCGCCATGGTTTTGCTTCCCGTCCGGTGGTCCATGAAACCGACGGGGATAATGATTACCTGCTGACCGAAGCCTTGGCGGGCGAGGACGGCATCTCGGGCGGGCATCTGGAGGATCCGCGAAAGCTGGCCGGCGTATTCGGAGAAAGTTTGCGGGAGCTGCATTCGTTATCCATGACGGGATGCCCTTATAATGGCCGGACGGCCGAGATGCTGCAAGAGATCGAAGATAAGATCCCCGCCGGGCCCGGAGACACCGCCATATTGGCCGAGGGAAAGGCAAAAGCAGTAAAAAAACTGCATGACATGAAGCGCATTGCCATGGATGATGCCGTGCTGCACGGGGACTACTGCCTGCCCAACATCATAATGGAAAAATATCATTTGCGTGGATTTGTAGATCTGGGATACGGCGGTATCGGCGACCGGCATTACGATATATTTTGGGGGATATGGACCTTGAACTATAATCTCCGAACCAACTCCTGCCGGGATATTTTTCTGGATGCCTATGGCCGGCGCGATCTGGACAGGGACCGCTTGGAGCTGTGCCGCCTGATAGCAGGACTGACCGGTTGA